A genome region from Streptomyces pratensis includes the following:
- a CDS encoding type I polyketide synthase yields MMEDPATADKLRDYLKRATTELERSRRRVRELEEQDHEPVAIIGMGCRYPGGIRTPEDLWRIVDEGVDVVSGFPTDRGWDIDALYDPEPGTPGKSYVRHGGFLHDAAECDPAFFGISPKDAPGTDPQQRMLLEVTWEAFERAGIDPTAVKGTQTGVFVGLMHHDYLGGTISGSIVSGRIAYTLGLEGPAVTMDTACSSSLVALHSAIQSLRKGECSLALAGGAAVMASPEMFVEFSERRALSPDGRCHSFSDDAAGAAWAEGAGMLLVERLSDARRNGHEVLAVVRGSAVNQDGASNGLTAPSGPAQVRVIQQALADAQLAPHHIDAVEAHGTGTTLGDPIEAQAVIAAYGQDRPDGRPLWLGSIKSNMGHAQAAAGVGAVIKMVMAMRHGTLPRTLHVGTPSTAVDWSAGDVELLTEPRPWGGDGRPRRAAVSSFGISGTNAHTVLEEAPPTETAESTPDRTELPVVPWLLSGKGSDAVQRQAERLLAVAGELDPYDVGHSLATTRSLFTHRAAVTGRDRDELLTALREVADGTRTPVVAPEPGRLAVLFSGQGSQRPGMGRTLHTAFPVFAAAFDEICAAFDAHLDRPLADVMFDEDADGADAPLHRTVYTQAALFTFETALYRLLEHWGVRPDLLAGHSIGEIVAAHVAGVLDLKDAVTLVAARGRLMQDLPAGGAMVSLRATEAEVTALLTDGVDVAAVNGPRSVVVSGDEAAVLAVAAQAEKSTRLKVSHAFHSHRMDPMLEPFREVLAGLTFHEPALPVVSNVTGRIADDLADADYWVRHVREAVRFHDGVTTLAAEGATRFLEIGPDSVLSTMALDVVPDAIGTQRRDRAEDAALVEALCRLHLTGTGPEWRTVFTGGRTVGLPTYPFRRDRHWEDAPILQAERQAAAGSGGDVGDPFWDLVREQDVSAVAATLGLDDERSVAAVVPALATWHGRRQAHAAADGLRYRVTWEPLAPPATPALGASWLAVIPESVADTPWASGLIAGLAGHGLDIDALTVRDTADRAALAAALTGRAAADGILYLSAPATRPENLAALVQALGDTGADAPLWCATRDAVAHGAGAAVTGFAQAALWGLGRVAALEHPDRWGGLVDLPAEAGPLTAARLAGLLGDAGGEDQVVIRESGAYGRRLERAPARAGAPWQPSGTVLVTGATGAVGAAVARRLAAEGAEHLLLTSRRGPDAPGADGLVRELTATGTGVTLTACDVSDRSALAALLDSVPAQHPLTAVVHLAGALDDGVLDALDADRFARALGPKADAARHLHELTAGLDLSAFVLFSSLTATVGGAGQANYAAANAYLDALAEHRHAAGLPATSVAWGPWGGDGMAAHDTVRASARAMGMSLLDPDTALTALRRALDGGDTTVTVADVDWSVFAPVFTTTRPSPLLSALPEARRAGGSDGANAADGFAEKLAGLTGGERERALQDLVCGQAATVLGYGDAGAVEPTSAFRDLGFDSLASVDLRNRISGAAGVPLPATLVFDYATPAALAKYLGTELAGADTSVDAVVAEFERVAARLGDLTAEDLEESRVTTRLQTLLNDLDKTLGQDAAAVTGRLEEASADDVFAFIDNELGSA; encoded by the coding sequence GTGATGGAAGACCCGGCAACGGCCGACAAGCTCCGCGACTACCTGAAGCGGGCCACGACCGAGCTGGAGCGCAGCCGCCGCCGCGTACGGGAGCTGGAGGAGCAGGACCACGAGCCCGTCGCCATCATCGGTATGGGCTGCCGCTACCCCGGCGGGATACGCACCCCCGAGGACCTGTGGCGCATCGTCGACGAAGGCGTCGACGTCGTCTCCGGCTTCCCCACCGACCGCGGCTGGGACATCGACGCGCTCTACGACCCCGAACCCGGGACCCCGGGCAAGTCCTACGTGCGCCACGGCGGTTTCCTCCACGACGCCGCCGAGTGCGACCCCGCCTTCTTCGGCATCAGCCCCAAGGACGCGCCCGGTACCGACCCGCAGCAGCGCATGCTGCTGGAGGTCACCTGGGAGGCATTCGAGCGGGCCGGCATCGACCCGACGGCCGTGAAGGGCACGCAGACGGGTGTCTTCGTCGGCCTGATGCACCACGACTACCTCGGCGGCACCATCTCCGGCAGCATCGTCTCCGGCCGGATCGCCTACACCCTCGGACTTGAGGGCCCGGCGGTCACCATGGACACCGCCTGCTCCTCCTCCCTGGTCGCCCTCCACTCGGCGATCCAGTCGCTGCGCAAGGGGGAGTGCTCCCTCGCGCTCGCGGGCGGCGCCGCTGTCATGGCCAGCCCCGAGATGTTCGTCGAGTTCAGCGAGCGCCGCGCCCTGTCGCCCGACGGCCGCTGCCACTCCTTCTCCGACGACGCCGCCGGCGCCGCCTGGGCCGAGGGCGCGGGCATGCTCCTCGTCGAGCGGCTGTCCGACGCCCGCCGCAACGGCCACGAGGTGCTCGCCGTCGTCCGAGGCAGCGCCGTCAACCAGGACGGTGCCTCCAACGGCCTCACCGCGCCCAGCGGGCCGGCCCAGGTCCGTGTCATCCAGCAGGCGCTCGCCGACGCCCAGCTCGCCCCGCACCACATCGACGCGGTGGAGGCCCACGGCACCGGCACCACGCTCGGCGATCCCATCGAGGCCCAGGCCGTCATCGCGGCCTACGGACAGGACCGCCCCGACGGCCGGCCGCTGTGGCTGGGTTCCATCAAGTCCAACATGGGCCACGCACAGGCCGCCGCCGGAGTCGGTGCCGTCATCAAGATGGTCATGGCGATGCGCCACGGCACCCTCCCCAGGACCCTGCACGTCGGGACCCCCAGCACCGCCGTCGACTGGAGCGCGGGCGACGTCGAACTGCTCACCGAACCCCGCCCCTGGGGCGGCGACGGCCGTCCGCGCCGCGCCGCCGTCTCCTCCTTCGGCATCTCCGGCACCAACGCGCACACCGTCCTGGAGGAGGCCCCGCCCACCGAGACGGCCGAGAGCACCCCTGACCGCACCGAGCTGCCCGTCGTGCCGTGGCTGCTGTCCGGCAAGGGCTCCGACGCCGTACAGCGGCAGGCGGAACGGCTGCTGGCGGTCGCCGGAGAGCTCGACCCCTACGACGTCGGCCACTCGCTGGCCACCACCCGCTCCCTGTTCACCCACCGCGCCGCCGTCACCGGACGCGACCGGGACGAACTGCTGACCGCCCTGCGCGAGGTCGCCGACGGCACCCGTACGCCCGTCGTCGCCCCCGAACCCGGCCGCCTCGCCGTGCTCTTCTCCGGACAGGGCTCCCAGCGCCCCGGCATGGGCCGTACCCTGCACACCGCCTTCCCGGTGTTCGCCGCCGCCTTCGACGAGATCTGCGCCGCGTTCGACGCGCATCTCGACCGGCCGCTGGCCGACGTCATGTTCGACGAGGACGCCGACGGTGCCGACGCGCCGCTGCACCGCACCGTGTACACCCAGGCGGCTCTCTTCACCTTCGAGACCGCCCTCTACCGGCTGCTGGAGCACTGGGGTGTCCGTCCCGACCTGCTCGCCGGACATTCCATCGGCGAGATCGTCGCGGCCCATGTCGCCGGCGTGCTGGACCTGAAGGACGCGGTCACCCTGGTCGCCGCCCGGGGCCGCCTCATGCAGGACCTGCCGGCCGGGGGAGCGATGGTCTCCCTGCGCGCCACCGAGGCAGAGGTCACCGCGCTCCTCACCGACGGTGTCGACGTCGCCGCCGTCAACGGCCCGCGCTCCGTCGTCGTCTCAGGCGACGAGGCGGCCGTCCTCGCCGTCGCCGCCCAGGCCGAGAAGAGCACCCGGCTGAAGGTGTCGCACGCCTTCCACTCGCACCGCATGGACCCGATGCTCGAACCCTTCCGCGAGGTACTGGCCGGTCTCACCTTCCACGAACCCGCGCTCCCGGTCGTCTCCAACGTCACCGGCCGGATCGCCGACGACCTCGCCGACGCCGACTACTGGGTACGGCACGTCCGCGAGGCCGTCCGCTTCCACGACGGGGTCACGACGCTCGCCGCCGAGGGTGCCACCCGTTTCCTGGAGATCGGCCCCGACTCGGTACTCAGCACCATGGCGCTGGACGTGGTGCCCGACGCGATCGGCACCCAGCGGCGCGACCGCGCCGAGGACGCCGCCCTCGTCGAGGCCCTCTGCCGCCTCCACCTCACCGGCACCGGCCCGGAATGGCGCACCGTCTTCACCGGAGGCCGCACCGTCGGCCTGCCCACCTACCCGTTCCGCCGGGACCGGCACTGGGAGGACGCACCCATCCTGCAGGCCGAGCGTCAGGCCGCGGCCGGCTCCGGCGGCGACGTCGGCGACCCGTTCTGGGACCTGGTGCGCGAGCAGGACGTGAGCGCCGTCGCCGCCACCCTCGGTCTCGACGACGAGCGATCCGTCGCCGCCGTCGTGCCCGCCCTCGCCACCTGGCACGGCCGCCGGCAGGCGCACGCCGCAGCGGACGGGCTGCGCTACCGCGTCACCTGGGAACCGCTGGCGCCTCCCGCCACCCCGGCGCTCGGCGCGTCCTGGCTGGCCGTCATTCCCGAGTCCGTCGCCGACACGCCGTGGGCCTCCGGCCTGATCGCGGGCCTGGCCGGCCACGGACTGGACATCGACGCCCTGACCGTGCGGGACACCGCCGACCGGGCCGCCCTGGCCGCCGCACTCACCGGCCGGGCCGCGGCCGACGGCATCCTGTACCTGTCCGCCCCGGCGACGCGGCCGGAAAACCTCGCCGCCCTCGTCCAGGCCCTCGGGGACACCGGCGCCGACGCCCCGCTGTGGTGCGCCACCCGGGACGCCGTCGCGCACGGAGCCGGCGCCGCTGTCACAGGCTTCGCACAGGCCGCCCTGTGGGGCCTGGGCCGGGTCGCCGCCCTGGAACACCCCGACCGGTGGGGCGGTCTCGTCGACCTGCCCGCCGAGGCCGGTCCGCTGACCGCGGCCCGCCTCGCCGGGCTGCTCGGCGATGCCGGGGGCGAGGACCAGGTCGTCATCCGGGAATCCGGCGCCTACGGACGCCGGCTGGAGCGTGCCCCGGCCCGCGCGGGCGCCCCCTGGCAGCCGTCCGGCACCGTGCTGGTCACCGGCGCCACCGGCGCGGTCGGCGCGGCGGTCGCCCGCCGGCTCGCCGCCGAGGGAGCCGAACACCTGCTGCTCACCTCCCGCCGCGGCCCCGACGCGCCCGGTGCCGACGGCCTGGTCCGTGAACTCACCGCCACCGGCACCGGCGTCACCCTGACCGCCTGCGACGTCAGCGACCGGTCCGCACTGGCCGCCCTGCTGGACTCCGTACCGGCACAGCACCCCCTGACGGCCGTCGTGCACCTGGCCGGCGCCCTCGACGACGGCGTCCTGGACGCCCTGGACGCGGACCGGTTCGCACGTGCCCTCGGCCCCAAGGCGGACGCCGCCCGCCATCTGCACGAACTGACCGCCGGCCTCGACCTGTCGGCGTTCGTGCTGTTCTCCTCCCTGACCGCCACCGTCGGCGGCGCCGGCCAGGCCAACTACGCCGCCGCCAACGCCTACCTCGACGCCCTGGCCGAGCACCGTCACGCGGCCGGACTGCCCGCCACCTCCGTGGCCTGGGGACCCTGGGGCGGCGACGGCATGGCGGCACACGACACGGTGCGTGCCTCGGCCCGGGCCATGGGCATGTCCCTGCTCGACCCGGACACCGCCCTCACCGCGCTGCGCCGCGCCCTGGACGGCGGCGACACCACCGTCACCGTCGCCGACGTCGACTGGTCGGTGTTCGCCCCCGTGTTCACCACGACCCGGCCCAGCCCGCTGCTGTCCGCACTGCCGGAGGCCCGCCGCGCCGGCGGCTCGGACGGCGCGAACGCGGCAGACGGCTTCGCGGAGAAGCTCGCGGGACTCACCGGAGGGGAACGCGAGCGCGCCCTTCAGGACCTGGTCTGCGGCCAGGCGGCCACCGTCCTCGGATACGGCGACGCGGGCGCCGTCGAACCGACCAGCGCCTTCCGCGACCTGGGCTTCGACTCGCTCGCCTCGGTCGACCTGCGCAACCGGATCAGCGGCGCCGCCGGTGTGCCGCTGCCGGCCACGCTCGTCTTCGACTACGCCACCCCCGCCGCCCTCGCCAAGTATCTGGGCACCGAACTCGCCGGCGCGGACACCTCCGTGGACGCCGTGGTCGCCGAATTCGAACGGGTCGCCGCCCGGCTCGGCGACCTCACCGCCGAGGACCTGGAGGAGAGCAGGGTCACCACCCGCCTGCAGACCCTGCTCAACGACCTGGACAAAACCCTCGGCCAGGATGCGGCAGCCGTCACCGGCCGCCTGGAAGAGGCCTCCGCCGACGACGTGTTCGCGTTCATCGACAACGAACTCGGCTCGGCGTGA